A genomic window from Lactobacillus sp. ESL0677 includes:
- a CDS encoding nitroreductase — MKFKDVYSGERVTRKFSNRKVSEKVLARIIKQAQQSPSLLNSQPWRVYIVTGDALSNLRKDFEQSVKDGIKPHEDFATILSLNWDAYPSQSLATMGASQPYFFNNKMELFTNANNTMFNAQDIAFLTIPKASPAWSVFDLGIFAQSIMLLALDEGLSIIPAHSMVSYPELVRKYAQIPADELVGMAIGIGYKDNSAEVNDPKYYPPRLPFEKIYKLVK; from the coding sequence ATGAAATTTAAGGATGTATATAGTGGCGAACGTGTAACGCGTAAGTTTTCTAATAGAAAAGTCAGCGAAAAGGTGCTTGCCAGAATCATTAAACAGGCACAACAATCGCCGTCACTACTTAATTCGCAACCTTGGCGGGTATATATAGTAACCGGTGATGCACTTAGTAATTTGAGGAAAGACTTTGAGCAGAGTGTTAAGGATGGGATTAAACCGCATGAAGATTTTGCGACAATTTTATCTCTTAATTGGGATGCTTATCCGAGTCAAAGTTTAGCAACAATGGGTGCATCGCAACCGTACTTTTTTAATAATAAAATGGAACTATTTACCAATGCCAATAATACGATGTTTAACGCTCAGGACATTGCATTTTTGACGATTCCGAAGGCCTCACCTGCTTGGTCAGTGTTTGACTTGGGGATTTTTGCTCAAAGCATTATGCTGCTGGCACTTGACGAAGGCTTGTCAATTATACCAGCGCACTCGATGGTTTCTTATCCCGAATTAGTCCGTAAATATGCCCAGATTCCAGCAGATGAGCTTGTGGGAATGGCAATTGGTATTGGCTACAAGGATAACTCAGCCGAAGTCAACGATCCTAAATATTATCCACCAAGACTACCATTTGAAAAAATCTATAAATTGGTTAAGTAA
- a CDS encoding hemolysin family protein, translated as MSTAQIITYLIATLVIFVFAAFFVAAEFALVQTRSSQLEDMLTNNTGNRRKVKRALHMVHNLNEYLSTTQVGTTLVGVVLGWFSADTFATLFENLLSLAHLNPSLVKSVSALLGVIFLTYLEVVITEIVPKNIAIDMPVKMLLKLVTPLQAFHTLVYPFVWLLNTSSNELLKVLGFEPADEENQVYSQSEIIKLSRKAVHGGSLDKNDLTYMKRAFELNDKVAKDIMTDRTRLIVIDSTDTIAQALQMYLEEGSSRLPVVRDNNKDDIVGYIYAFDVVQQSQLDAHVPVTRIIRTMITVPESMPIQDILHLMIKKHTPIVLVVDEYGGTSGIVTDKDIYEELFGTVKDEIDDVSDDYIIKDKEGNTHVSGKTTLYDFERYFRADLKSFQNSDIITIGGYMMEHYPDLKKGEAVELEGFSFKLDSIEQGFMRWFIVKPVVKEKAAEKEEQN; from the coding sequence TTGAGTACAGCCCAAATAATTACTTACTTAATAGCGACTTTGGTGATTTTTGTCTTTGCGGCGTTTTTTGTCGCTGCAGAGTTTGCATTAGTCCAAACTCGATCAAGTCAGCTGGAAGATATGTTGACGAATAATACCGGTAATCGCCGCAAGGTAAAGCGCGCACTGCACATGGTACACAATTTAAATGAATATTTATCAACCACACAGGTAGGAACAACGCTTGTGGGGGTTGTTTTAGGTTGGTTTTCTGCTGACACATTTGCGACTTTGTTTGAAAATCTGTTGAGCCTAGCTCACCTGAATCCCTCGCTGGTAAAATCAGTAAGTGCGTTGCTAGGCGTTATTTTCCTGACGTATTTAGAGGTTGTAATTACGGAAATTGTTCCCAAAAATATTGCGATTGATATGCCAGTTAAAATGCTACTGAAGCTGGTGACCCCACTTCAGGCTTTTCATACCTTGGTTTATCCGTTTGTCTGGTTACTAAACACAAGCTCAAACGAATTATTAAAGGTGCTGGGGTTTGAACCTGCTGATGAGGAAAATCAGGTTTATTCACAATCGGAAATTATTAAATTATCGCGTAAGGCAGTTCACGGTGGGTCACTTGATAAAAATGACCTAACTTATATGAAACGGGCCTTTGAATTAAACGATAAGGTTGCCAAGGATATTATGACGGACCGGACGCGGTTAATTGTGATTGATTCAACCGATACAATTGCTCAAGCTCTGCAAATGTACCTTGAAGAAGGATCGAGTCGCTTGCCTGTTGTTCGTGATAATAATAAAGATGATATTGTTGGTTATATTTATGCGTTTGATGTGGTACAGCAGAGTCAGCTTGACGCCCATGTGCCAGTAACGCGGATTATTCGGACAATGATTACGGTGCCTGAATCGATGCCGATTCAGGATATTTTACATTTAATGATTAAAAAGCACACCCCAATTGTCTTGGTCGTTGATGAATATGGCGGAACAAGTGGGATTGTAACGGATAAAGATATTTATGAAGAATTATTCGGTACAGTTAAGGATGAAATCGACGATGTTTCCGATGATTACATTATCAAGGACAAGGAAGGCAATACTCATGTTTCTGGGAAAACCACGCTGTACGACTTTGAGCGTTATTTCAGAGCAGACTTAAAGAGTTTTCAAAATAGTGACATTATTACTATCGGTGGCTATATGATGGAACATTATCCGGATTTAAAAAAGGGTGAAGCCGTTGAACTTGAAGGTTTTTCGTTTAAGCTGGATAGTATTGAACAAGGCTTTATGCGCTGGTTTATCGTTAAGCCAGTAGTCAAAGAAAAAGCAGCCGAAAAGGAAGAACAAAATTAG
- the hpt gene encoding hypoxanthine phosphoribosyltransferase — protein MPKSDNINRIIDHKLFTEDDIHQMCVRLGKQLTEDYAGKKPLVVGALKGAIFFLTDLVREMDVEEEIDFMDVSSYGDGLVSSGKVNLITDLTTDVKDRDVLIVEDIVDTGLTLKYMKDILKKRGAKSVKCCVLLNKEANRTTDVEIEYYGSKVGNEFVVGYGLDFMNSFRNINYIGVLKPEIIKLANNK, from the coding sequence ATGCCAAAAAGCGACAATATTAACAGAATTATTGATCATAAATTATTTACTGAAGATGATATTCATCAAATGTGTGTCCGCCTGGGCAAGCAATTGACTGAAGATTATGCCGGTAAAAAGCCACTAGTTGTTGGTGCACTTAAAGGTGCGATTTTCTTTTTAACTGATTTGGTCCGCGAAATGGACGTTGAAGAAGAAATCGATTTTATGGACGTTTCCAGTTATGGCGATGGTCTTGTTTCTTCAGGTAAAGTTAACTTAATCACTGATTTGACTACCGATGTTAAGGATCGCGATGTCTTAATCGTTGAAGATATTGTCGACACAGGTCTTACTTTGAAATACATGAAGGACATACTTAAAAAGCGCGGCGCCAAGAGTGTTAAATGCTGCGTGCTCCTTAACAAGGAAGCCAACCGCACAACCGATGTTGAAATCGAATATTATGGTTCAAAAGTTGGTAATGAATTTGTCGTTGGTTATGGCCTAGACTTTATGAATTCTTTCCGCAATATCAACTATATTGGCGTCTTAAAGCCCGAAATAATTAAACTGGCCAATAATAAATAA
- a CDS encoding M42 family peptidase: MKKEQEIKMLKAFSDANSTSGFEGEFVKLFTETVKDFANTKVDGMLNVYASKKENQAGRPVIQLDAHSDSVGFITQAVRPNGMIKFVPLGGWVKYNIPALRVRVRNRDGEYIPGVVATKPPHFMTQAERNNVPDVADMSIDVGSSSREETLNDYKIDTGCPIFVDVKCEYNEKSGLFFGKDFDDRFGAAAMADVLETLDGEETPFNVVAALSSQEEVGLRGAYVTARTVKPDLGIVLESCPADDTFTPAWLSQTALKHGPMMRDMDTSFLPNPKFQQYACDIADKNHIPYTRSVRTGGGQDGAAIYYENGAPTIVIGIPVRYEHSPYCFSAYQDFKAAVEMTVAIIRDLTNEKLASFSQF; encoded by the coding sequence ATGAAAAAAGAACAAGAAATAAAAATGTTGAAGGCCTTTTCAGATGCAAATTCAACTTCAGGCTTTGAAGGCGAATTTGTTAAACTGTTTACCGAAACCGTCAAAGATTTTGCCAACACTAAGGTTGACGGAATGTTGAATGTTTATGCTTCTAAGAAAGAGAATCAAGCGGGGCGGCCTGTTATTCAACTTGATGCACATTCTGATTCAGTCGGGTTCATTACTCAGGCAGTCAGACCTAACGGGATGATTAAGTTTGTTCCGCTTGGCGGCTGGGTTAAGTACAATATTCCGGCTTTGCGAGTGCGGGTTAGAAATCGCGATGGCGAATATATCCCTGGCGTTGTGGCAACTAAGCCACCACATTTTATGACTCAGGCTGAGCGTAATAACGTACCTGATGTTGCCGATATGTCAATCGATGTTGGTTCGAGCTCACGTGAAGAAACGTTAAACGATTATAAGATTGACACTGGTTGTCCAATTTTTGTTGACGTTAAGTGCGAATATAACGAAAAGTCGGGCTTGTTCTTTGGCAAGGACTTCGATGACCGCTTCGGTGCTGCAGCGATGGCCGATGTTTTGGAAACATTAGACGGCGAAGAAACGCCGTTTAATGTTGTTGCTGCATTGTCAAGTCAAGAAGAAGTTGGCTTGCGTGGTGCGTATGTTACTGCGCGCACTGTTAAGCCGGATTTGGGTATTGTCTTGGAGTCTTGCCCAGCTGATGATACTTTTACTCCCGCATGGCTGTCGCAAACTGCCTTAAAGCACGGGCCGATGATGCGTGATATGGATACATCATTTTTGCCAAATCCAAAGTTTCAACAATATGCCTGCGACATTGCCGATAAGAACCATATTCCATATACACGTTCAGTTAGAACCGGTGGCGGTCAAGATGGCGCCGCAATTTACTATGAAAATGGGGCACCAACAATTGTAATTGGCATTCCGGTTCGCTATGAGCATTCACCATATTGCTTCAGTGCTTACCAAGATTTCAAGGCAGCCGTTGAGATGACGGTGGCAATTATTCGCGATTTAACTAACGAAAAGTTGGCAAGTTTTAGCCAATTTTAA
- a CDS encoding MFS transporter, whose translation MDTTNEYSHALTTDQKWTIASTSSGFMLENMDVLFLSFAMSSMIADLHLSGGAAGLISSITNLGMLFGGVAFGILGDKIGRVKTFSHTVIIFAVATACMAFANNIYLIYVLRFLAGIGAGGEYGVGIALIAEAFPKKKIGKMTSIAAVGGQVGAIFAALIAAWIIPTAGWHMLFLVGIVPVVLTVFIRKHLHESQQFLTAKAKEKGSLLANVAHRMFATPRLAWQSLGLMIMMTVQIAGYFGLMNWLPTIVQKQLNLNVANSSLWMIATIVGMSIGMMTFGTIFDHFGPRCAFAIFLIGSAIMVYTLSLATNMITLLIIGAIVGFFSNGMFGGYGAVISRLYPTEIRSSANNIIVNIGRAVGGFSSVVIGILMDYYNLTVVMGFLSSLYVISFLIMISLPGLKNLTNN comes from the coding sequence ATGGATACAACTAATGAGTACAGTCATGCACTAACTACAGACCAAAAGTGGACTATCGCGTCAACTTCATCGGGCTTTATGCTAGAAAACATGGATGTACTTTTTTTATCGTTTGCAATGAGTTCGATGATTGCCGATTTGCACCTATCTGGTGGTGCTGCGGGCTTAATTTCATCGATTACAAACTTGGGAATGTTGTTTGGCGGCGTCGCGTTTGGTATTTTGGGCGATAAAATCGGCCGGGTGAAAACCTTTAGCCACACTGTGATTATTTTTGCAGTGGCCACCGCCTGCATGGCCTTCGCCAATAACATTTATTTGATTTATGTCCTCCGTTTCTTGGCCGGAATTGGTGCCGGTGGTGAATACGGAGTTGGGATTGCATTAATTGCCGAGGCTTTTCCTAAAAAGAAAATTGGTAAAATGACCTCAATTGCAGCAGTTGGCGGTCAGGTGGGAGCGATTTTTGCGGCTTTAATTGCGGCTTGGATTATTCCAACGGCTGGTTGGCATATGTTATTTTTGGTTGGAATTGTGCCAGTTGTGCTCACAGTTTTCATTAGAAAACACCTGCACGAAAGTCAACAATTTTTAACAGCTAAGGCAAAAGAAAAAGGCTCACTGCTAGCTAACGTTGCTCATAGGATGTTTGCGACACCACGGCTGGCTTGGCAAAGTTTGGGTTTAATGATTATGATGACGGTACAAATTGCGGGCTACTTTGGTCTGATGAACTGGCTGCCGACGATTGTACAAAAGCAATTAAATCTAAACGTTGCAAATTCAAGTCTGTGGATGATTGCAACTATTGTTGGTATGAGTATTGGGATGATGACCTTCGGTACCATCTTCGATCATTTTGGTCCGCGCTGTGCATTTGCGATTTTCCTAATTGGGTCAGCAATTATGGTTTACACATTGAGTTTAGCGACTAACATGATTACACTGCTAATCATTGGCGCGATTGTTGGCTTCTTTTCCAACGGGATGTTCGGTGGTTACGGTGCAGTGATTAGTCGCCTGTACCCAACGGAAATTAGATCGAGCGCTAATAATATTATTGTTAATATCGGCCGTGCCGTCGGTGGCTTTTCATCAGTCGTCATTGGCATTTTAATGGACTACTATAATTTAACGGTTGTAATGGGCTTTTTATCAAGCTTGTACGTTATCAGCTTCTTAATTATGATTAGCTTACCCGGATTAAAAAATTTAACAAACAACTAA
- a CDS encoding YqiA/YcfP family alpha/beta fold hydrolase encodes MIDNSQIETEMLYSPSLRLDWNYDVYLPSGYNEKSGKYPVLYLLHGLGGNHRNLLERFDSQQMLDDLVKQTGQKLIVVFVDGFNSFYINGQNGGMQMEDAVMQDLVPLIERNYHIVQERSQHAIGGISMGGYGAARLALKYADYWSTAVLISPAVWQHLPLDNKFRKTLHAWQSDKEAWSEQFYEQVFPISYLKKDQDVSFYVESTAKDTVVPIADVASFVNKLTQTQVETKFVQDNIDDHNWTYWAKVAPQAYQWVIEQFKNARK; translated from the coding sequence ATGATTGATAATAGTCAAATTGAAACGGAAATGCTTTATTCTCCTAGTTTAAGATTGGACTGGAATTACGATGTTTACTTGCCTAGCGGCTATAATGAGAAGTCAGGGAAATACCCTGTATTATATTTACTACATGGGTTAGGCGGTAATCATCGTAATTTATTAGAACGATTTGACTCCCAACAAATGCTTGATGATTTGGTTAAACAAACAGGACAAAAGTTGATTGTTGTTTTTGTTGATGGCTTTAATTCTTTCTATATCAATGGGCAAAATGGCGGGATGCAGATGGAAGACGCGGTCATGCAAGACCTAGTACCACTGATTGAGCGGAACTATCATATTGTACAAGAGCGGTCGCAACATGCAATCGGTGGTATCTCGATGGGCGGCTATGGTGCGGCTCGTTTGGCGTTGAAGTATGCAGATTACTGGTCCACTGCAGTTTTAATTTCGCCGGCTGTTTGGCAGCATTTGCCATTAGATAATAAATTTAGAAAGACGTTGCATGCATGGCAAAGTGATAAGGAAGCTTGGTCTGAACAATTTTATGAACAAGTCTTTCCAATAAGTTATCTCAAAAAAGATCAGGATGTCAGCTTCTATGTCGAGTCCACAGCTAAAGATACAGTGGTGCCAATTGCTGATGTTGCTTCTTTTGTTAACAAATTAACGCAAACTCAAGTCGAGACCAAGTTTGTTCAGGATAATATTGATGACCACAATTGGACTTACTGGGCAAAGGTAGCGCCGCAGGCTTACCAGTGGGTGATTGAACAATTTAAGAATGCTAGGAAGTAG
- the pbp4b gene encoding penicillin binding protein PBP4B translates to MVEQVTFKQLEDEPQGAFQVNSIYPEKVPVANVTTALLNNQMQYFTSYQGQGELDILLEKPADLTLFINGQEINLAQLPVKVWLALDLGKLTVNGRNKLQLTGIFNEGKVHLKIPFPVLQNHAKDTENRDNDGFKLIDNLINNQIKFGFPSAQLVVVHNGQIIKQSAYGRVNSYSPDGKRLTTTPKVTDETLYDIASNTKMWATNLALQKLVYEKKLAIKSRVADIFPEFKDQPQDKIKGKDDLTIQDILEHQAGFPADPQYFDNYNELADKIYTQNRDEILAKIIATPLSYQPGTKTIYSDVDYMLLGLIIEKITGQREDDYVRANIYQPLGLKHITFNPLQHGFQRTETAATELDGNTFAGTADFNHVRTTTIQGEVHDSKAYYTMKGVSGHAGLFSNAMDLAVLAQLVLNHGGYGQKQLFDLDTLAEFAKPKSTDPTFGLGWRRQADVGYARIFSNAPTANTIGHTGWTGTLTLVDFERQTAIILLTNKRNSPLIDGQKKDFVGDHYLVGKYGDIVSLIYSALDGDSFTANNQKLWGLIQTRYQQLSQQFELVTLADRHDLAAIYQTLVDRGQQDIAAKNLLNSALGQKIKNFLNSNEA, encoded by the coding sequence ATGGTTGAACAAGTAACATTTAAGCAGCTTGAAGATGAGCCGCAAGGAGCTTTTCAAGTCAACTCAATTTATCCAGAGAAAGTGCCAGTGGCTAATGTGACAACGGCACTGCTTAACAACCAAATGCAATATTTTACTTCATATCAAGGGCAGGGCGAGCTGGACATCTTACTGGAGAAGCCAGCAGATTTGACATTATTTATTAATGGACAGGAAATTAACCTTGCCCAATTACCTGTTAAAGTTTGGCTGGCATTGGATTTAGGCAAGTTGACCGTTAATGGTCGAAACAAACTGCAGCTCACTGGTATTTTTAATGAGGGCAAAGTACATCTTAAAATTCCGTTTCCAGTTTTGCAAAATCATGCCAAGGATACGGAAAATCGTGATAATGATGGCTTTAAATTAATTGATAATCTGATTAATAACCAAATTAAATTTGGCTTTCCGTCAGCACAATTGGTTGTGGTTCATAATGGTCAAATCATTAAACAGTCTGCTTATGGCCGGGTTAATAGCTATTCGCCAGATGGTAAAAGGCTGACAACTACGCCCAAGGTAACTGATGAAACTCTCTATGACATTGCTTCTAATACTAAAATGTGGGCTACTAATTTGGCGTTGCAAAAGTTGGTCTATGAGAAAAAGTTGGCGATTAAAAGTAGAGTTGCTGATATTTTTCCTGAATTTAAAGATCAGCCGCAAGATAAGATTAAGGGTAAGGATGACTTAACAATTCAAGATATTTTGGAGCATCAAGCTGGCTTTCCTGCTGATCCCCAATATTTTGATAATTATAATGAATTGGCTGATAAAATTTATACGCAGAATCGTGACGAGATTTTAGCTAAAATTATCGCGACCCCGCTAAGTTATCAACCGGGAACAAAGACAATTTATTCGGACGTTGATTACATGCTCTTGGGCTTGATTATCGAAAAAATTACGGGTCAACGAGAGGATGACTACGTGAGGGCGAATATTTATCAACCATTGGGACTTAAACATATTACTTTTAATCCCTTGCAACATGGCTTTCAGCGTACAGAAACTGCTGCGACTGAACTTGATGGTAATACTTTTGCTGGAACAGCAGATTTTAATCACGTTCGCACAACAACAATTCAAGGAGAAGTACATGACTCTAAGGCCTATTACACAATGAAGGGCGTTAGTGGTCATGCTGGCCTATTTAGTAATGCGATGGATTTGGCAGTTTTAGCGCAGTTGGTACTCAATCATGGCGGTTATGGTCAAAAGCAACTATTTGATCTTGATACTTTGGCCGAGTTTGCTAAGCCGAAGTCGACTGATCCTACCTTTGGCTTGGGTTGGCGGCGTCAAGCTGATGTCGGCTATGCGCGGATTTTTTCTAATGCTCCGACTGCTAATACAATTGGTCATACCGGTTGGACTGGCACGTTGACCCTAGTGGATTTTGAGCGTCAGACTGCGATTATTTTGTTGACTAACAAGCGTAATTCGCCGCTCATTGATGGGCAAAAAAAGGATTTTGTCGGCGATCATTATTTAGTTGGCAAATACGGTGACATTGTCAGTTTGATATATTCGGCACTTGATGGTGATAGTTTTACCGCAAATAACCAAAAGTTGTGGGGACTAATTCAAACGCGATACCAGCAGTTAAGCCAGCAGTTTGAATTAGTAACTTTGGCTGATAGACATGACTTGGCTGCTATTTATCAGACATTAGTTGATCGCGGCCAGCAAGACATAGCGGCAAAAAATCTTTTAAATTCTGCTTTAGGGCAAAAAATCAAAAACTTTTTAAATAGCAATGAGGCATAA
- a CDS encoding BadF/BadG/BcrA/BcrD ATPase family protein codes for MKYRIGIDSGGTHIVARGFDSQGKCLKEATAGVGNIFLDAQATISNLVQVINELTSALGKEDCTKILIGIAGLETSGNAAAVTAELESKLQLKVQLVSDAKLALINGLHGQDGTLVIAGTGSIVYGTNQNQTYRFGGWGNLLDDVGSGYQIAITAIKLALRKYDEGRTTSLGQLLMRLAAVTTMPALVKKCYDSTREQIAAFAKEIAHLAETDSLAKQALDEQADALAAEVIGLLNRYKEPIPTQLALSGSVLVNNAQFRQRLLQQVMQSYPQIDAHIVNNNNSCAVLYI; via the coding sequence ATGAAATATCGAATTGGGATTGATAGCGGCGGCACTCATATCGTTGCCCGCGGATTTGATAGCCAAGGTAAGTGCTTGAAAGAAGCGACAGCTGGCGTTGGGAATATCTTTTTAGACGCGCAAGCAACAATTAGCAACTTGGTTCAAGTAATTAATGAATTGACTTCAGCACTTGGCAAAGAAGACTGCACCAAAATTTTAATCGGTATTGCCGGACTGGAAACCAGCGGCAATGCGGCGGCGGTAACAGCAGAACTAGAGTCAAAATTGCAGCTTAAAGTTCAGCTAGTTAGTGATGCCAAGCTGGCATTAATTAATGGCTTGCACGGTCAGGATGGCACGCTGGTAATAGCCGGAACTGGTTCAATTGTCTATGGCACTAATCAAAATCAAACTTATCGGTTTGGCGGTTGGGGCAACTTGCTTGATGATGTTGGTAGTGGTTATCAAATTGCAATAACAGCGATTAAACTCGCACTGCGTAAATATGATGAGGGTCGGACCACTTCTTTAGGGCAATTATTAATGCGGTTAGCAGCGGTAACTACAATGCCGGCATTAGTGAAAAAATGCTACGACTCAACCCGTGAACAAATTGCTGCTTTTGCTAAAGAAATTGCTCACTTGGCTGAAACTGACTCTTTGGCTAAGCAAGCACTTGATGAGCAGGCGGATGCATTAGCTGCTGAAGTAATCGGCTTACTAAACCGTTATAAAGAACCTATACCAACGCAGCTAGCCTTATCCGGCTCAGTCTTAGTTAATAATGCACAATTTAGGCAGCGACTACTTCAGCAAGTCATGCAAAGCTATCCACAAATAGATGCTCATATTGTGAATAATAATAACAGCTGTGCTGTTTTATATATATAG
- a CDS encoding PTS lactose/cellobiose transporter subunit IIA: protein MDGIEQIAFEMISNTGEARSLLMKVIDDADKGNFDNCEADFKQANECLKTAQNVHLKLISSEADQKKLPFSILLVHAEDQMMAAELIRDLAQYIVNLNKKLIGLEDKTK from the coding sequence ATGGATGGAATTGAGCAGATTGCTTTTGAAATGATTAGCAATACTGGGGAAGCACGATCATTACTGATGAAGGTAATTGATGATGCTGACAAAGGGAATTTTGACAACTGCGAAGCCGATTTTAAACAAGCAAATGAATGCTTGAAGACCGCGCAAAACGTGCATTTAAAGTTGATCAGCTCCGAAGCAGATCAGAAGAAACTGCCATTTAGTATCTTATTAGTACACGCTGAAGATCAAATGATGGCGGCAGAATTAATTCGTGATTTAGCCCAATATATTGTCAATTTGAATAAAAAATTAATTGGGCTTGAAGATAAGACAAAATAA
- a CDS encoding PTS transporter subunit EIIC, with translation MKFNSEKIANGMAKIAGNRYMQAIANGMTVIIPVSIASSIFTLIAQLPIPFIKQNLAAFQIPVTFSIGLMGLYSCYSIAAHLAKSYKLDRNSSSTIAVMVYLMLAITPETITPQAAKTTGLAAGTVFPTTNFGSYGLFTAMLSACVCVWVIHFFKEKNLVIKMPDAMPPAVSSAFTSLIPAAVLIIIAWFIKVGLHFDLNQGLLNLLQPLSQFGKDNLISVLVPIFFNSLFWMFGIHGAITSTPVVPYWYAHLNANMAAITHGATAATVPHFMTEQFLQFFVYIGGSGSILALCILLAFLSKSDTGKAMGAVVLVPSIFNINEPIIFGLPIVLNPYFAAPFILAPMADGVITWAATVTGLLNKTTAIVPWVLPGPIGAFFATGYDWRAIVVTIINIFVSMVIYFPFFKMWDRHQVKVEAETAAAEKAEAAAKA, from the coding sequence ATGAAATTTAATTCAGAAAAAATAGCTAACGGAATGGCTAAAATAGCCGGTAACCGTTACATGCAGGCTATTGCCAATGGTATGACAGTTATTATTCCCGTTTCAATTGCCAGTTCTATTTTTACATTGATTGCGCAACTGCCAATTCCGTTTATTAAGCAAAACTTGGCCGCATTTCAAATTCCAGTAACATTTTCAATCGGGTTAATGGGATTGTATTCTTGTTATTCAATCGCTGCCCACTTAGCAAAATCATATAAGCTTGATCGCAACTCTAGTAGTACAATTGCGGTAATGGTTTATTTGATGTTGGCTATTACACCCGAAACAATTACCCCACAAGCAGCTAAAACTACAGGATTAGCTGCGGGAACTGTTTTCCCAACGACTAACTTTGGCTCGTATGGGCTATTTACAGCTATGTTATCTGCCTGTGTCTGTGTTTGGGTAATTCATTTCTTCAAAGAAAAGAATTTAGTTATTAAGATGCCAGATGCAATGCCACCAGCAGTTTCTAGTGCATTTACATCATTAATTCCGGCAGCTGTTTTGATTATTATTGCTTGGTTTATCAAAGTTGGTTTACATTTTGATCTTAACCAAGGATTACTTAACTTATTGCAACCATTATCACAGTTTGGTAAAGATAATCTGATTTCCGTATTAGTACCAATCTTCTTCAACTCACTGTTCTGGATGTTTGGGATTCACGGTGCGATTACTTCAACTCCAGTTGTTCCATACTGGTACGCACACTTAAATGCTAATATGGCCGCAATTACTCACGGTGCAACTGCTGCTACAGTGCCACACTTTATGACTGAGCAATTCTTACAATTCTTTGTTTATATTGGTGGCTCTGGTTCAATTTTAGCTTTATGTATTTTGCTTGCATTCTTGTCTAAATCAGATACTGGTAAGGCAATGGGTGCAGTTGTATTAGTACCAAGTATTTTTAACATTAATGAACCAATTATCTTTGGTTTGCCAATTGTGTTGAACCCATACTTTGCTGCTCCATTTATTTTAGCGCCAATGGCTGATGGTGTAATTACTTGGGCAGCAACCGTAACTGGTTTGCTAAATAAGACCACGGCAATTGTGCCATGGGTACTGCCTGGGCCAATCGGAGCATTTTTTGCTACTGGTTATGACTGGCGGGCAATTGTGGTTACTATTATTAACATTTTTGTTTCAATGGTAATCTATTTCCCATTCTTCAAGATGTGGGATAGACACCAAGTCAAGGTTGAAGCTGAAACTGCTGCCGCAGAGAAAGCTGAGGCAGCAGCAAAAGCATAA
- a CDS encoding PTS fructose transporter subunit IIA: protein MKILLSCSGGMSSSLIANGLVKEGKKRGIDVEVKAVGTEGIADELSADQYDIVLLAPQAVFRKQAVEDEAKDHHINFLLIPRTMYTPLAAGKLLDLVSEELEK, encoded by the coding sequence ATGAAGATTTTATTATCATGTAGTGGTGGAATGAGTTCGTCATTAATTGCTAATGGCCTTGTAAAAGAAGGTAAAAAACGTGGCATTGATGTCGAAGTTAAAGCTGTAGGAACGGAAGGCATTGCTGATGAGCTGAGTGCTGATCAATATGACATTGTTTTATTGGCACCACAAGCCGTTTTCCGTAAGCAAGCTGTTGAAGATGAGGCTAAAGACCATCATATTAACTTCTTGTTGATTCCACGGACAATGTATACTCCGCTTGCTGCAGGTAAGCTGCTTGACTTAGTTAGTGAAGAATTAGAAAAATAA